Proteins encoded within one genomic window of Plasmodium cynomolgi strain B DNA, chromosome 11, whole genome shotgun sequence:
- a CDS encoding hypothetical protein (putative), with amino-acid sequence MTTNRVKLKRFYSEQNEDNMDVLNPFTGKEENVEEKKVVHKKDANNSRKNKLRVLSKGLNMKDVNKLDEHSQGGEVEVRPRSRLKKKVITDSSCEEELGIGQAFNKRDVSDAIDAIDAIDASHASDTQKDGASSDRCASYTKTIWSSTGGDNKINERPSRIRTRGRYERSKVIDTTDESKHSHELSNSDDGVRGPRGGKMTKRGITTSSSHRGGNTLDESILKEKQGGVFSICSRRGMRGADDEDDQCERNEKNKKGRSTRLAEKPRKEEGPNWGRSKSRRILHMDDRSEEDQRDESVGTSNEGDDDVQYDSSYDDEKKKRDRRRQALSKLRKRNKSATAKDEESFNEENSYDNYDHSSFYVDDDVNSDGETNISYESGNENFNQCDEYALHLKIFNEQNLGNDTIQFNSISVKKSIRRYIEFTTLSLLSPSLKYDANYFKASENVKSVEQSLKVKYSNIHKEFEKKNSLEECYNYYDEVCAEEKESNEKGGEEKGDTRKSLDSGEKVKRERKNKKKNVLSDSSSRSPDWKGISDASGEKCAHRGEEDSYAECNEEYDEECEEECNEEYDEECDDECDDECDDECDDECDDECEEEGDDECEEEGEDECEDYYDDYDFDYGRKAKKKVAEQMNDSVMYKLLNRDMLKIYEFVKKEENFSNYDFLKMICKISKNKPRNYYDHCVQKIEKKILSKRDQFESHPFETNFKNILKNYANIFTYYLEYNKIHCCCCNRKLSYACPVFFIKPFYNSSDLWENSFFNFMKVNHFEWLGNEHFLTFKNPLNKLNMRNEDEYKMKNIKQSNRLFIKNQNEKEKKKVLIHININHADNHPVANNDECIISHLRQSEEVSAFKYTGNFDDKRLKKKRKGFKFNFEHQFKATECKENNLNILMKDICENFCDLSENYIEKDILVLQLGSYCVSAVYYWHVFHHYKFFFTKFIYLRLLDLYKKSKDLFREPLLLAYVLSKRLNKDLYRDFVILMNIDISQIQHKLNECDLFVR; translated from the exons ATGACGACGAATCGTGTCAAATTGAAGCGCTTTTACAGCGAGCAGAATGAAGACAATATGGATGTATTAAATCCCTTCAcgggaaaggaagaaaacgtggaggagaaaaaagtagTTCATAAAAAGGACGCGAATAATTCCAGGAAGAATAAATTACGCGTGCTGTCCAAAGGACTGAACATGAAAGATGTAAATAAATTGGACGAGCATTcccaggggggagaagtggaagTAAGACCGAGGAGtcgcttgaaaaaaaaagtaatcacTGACAGTAGCTGCGAGGAGGAACTCGGAATAGGTCAAGCATTTAACAAACGTGATGTGAGCGATGCAATCGATGCAATCGATGCAATCGATGCAAGCCATGCAAGCGACACACAAAAGGACGGTGCATCTTCTGATCGGTGTGCTTCTTATACAAAGACGATATGGTCCTCCACAGGTGgggataataaaattaatgaacGCCCCTCGAGAATTCGCACCAGGGGGAGATATGAACGGAGTAAGGTAATCGATACCACGGATGAGAGTAAACACAGCCACGAGTTAAGCAACTCTGATGATGGAGTGAGGGgtcccaggggggggaagatgACGAAGAGGGGCATAACAACTTCTAGCAGCCACAGGGGTGGCAACACGCTGGATGAGAGTATcctgaaggagaagcaaggGGGAGTGTTCAGCATATGCTCACGAAGGGGGATGCGAGGCGCTGACGACGAGGATGATCAGTGCGAacggaatgaaaaaaataaaaagggaagatcCACTCGACTCGCTGAGAAGCCTCGAAAGGAGGAGGGCCCAAactggggaagaagcaaaagtaGAAGGATCCTACACATGGATGACAGATCGGAGGAGGATCAGCGCGACGAGAGTGTTGGCACATCTAATGAGGGCGATGATGATGTACAGTACGATAGCAGCTACGATGAcgagaagaaaaagcgaGACAGGAGAAGGCAAGCCCTATCGAAATTGAGAAAGAGAAACAAGAGTGCCACTGCGAAAGATGAAGAAAGCTTCAATGAGGAAAACTCATACGATAATTATGACCACTCCAGTTTTTATGTAGATGACGATGTGAACTCGGACGGTGAGACGAACATATCGTACGAAAGCGGAAACGAAAATTTCAACCAGTGTGACGAATATGCTTTacacttaaaaatttttaatgagcAAAATTTGGGGAACGATACGATTCAATTCAATTCGATAAGTGTGAAGAAATCGATCAGACGGTACATTGAATTTACGACTCTGTCTCTACTATCGCCTAGCTTAAAATATGACGCCAATTATTTCAAAGCAtccgaaaatgtgaaaagcgTCGAACAGTCACTGAAGGTGAAGTACTCAAATATTCACAAAGAATTTGAGAAGAAGAATTCCCTGGAGGAGTGCTACAATTACTATGATGAGG TCTGTGcggaggaaaaggagagtaaTGAGAAGGGTGGCGAGGAAAAGGGCGACACGAGGAAGTCCCTGGACAGCGGCGAGAAGGTTAAgcgggaaaggaaaaacaaaaaaaaaaatgtcctaAGTGACAGCAGCAGTCGTTCTCCTGATTGGAAGGGGATCAGTGACGCGAGTGGAGAGAAATGCGCGCataggggggaagaagacaGCTATGCGGAGTGCAATGAGGAGTACGATGAGGAGTGCGAGGAGGAGTGCAATGAGGAGTACGATGAGGAGTGCGATGATGAGTGCGATGATGAGTGCGATGATGAGTGCGATGATGAGTGCGATGATGAGTGCGAGGAGGAGGGCGATGATGAGTGCGAGGAGGAGGGCGAGGACGAGTGCGAGGACTATTACGACGACTACGACTTCGACTACGGACGGAAGGCGAAGAAAAAGGTGGCGGAGCAAATGAACGACAGTGTCATGTACAAGCTGCTGAACAGAGACATGCTGAAAATATACGAGTTCgtaaagaaggaggagaactTTAGCAATTACGATTTTTTGAAGATGATTTGTAAAATCAGCAAAAACAAACCGAGGAATTATTATGATCACTGTGTGCAAAAGatcgagaaaaaaattctgtccAAAAGAGATCAGTTTGAATCACATCCTTttgaaacaaattttaaaaatattttaaaaaattacgcaaatatattcacataCTATCTAGAGTACAACAAAATTCACTGCTGCTGTTGTAACAGAAAATTAAGTTACGCATGtcccgtttttttcattaaaccTTTTTACAATTCCTCCGACTTATGGGAAAAtagcttttttaattttatgaaagTAAATCATTTTGAATGGCTCGGAAATGAGCATTTCCTGACTTTTAAAAATCCGCTCAACAAATTAAATATGAGAAATGAAgatgaatataaaatgaaaaatattaaacaaTCCAATAggttatttataaaaaatcaaaacgaaaaggaaaaaaaaaaagtactcaTACACATTAACATAAATCATGCGGATAATCACCCCGTTGCGAATAACGACGAATGCATCATTAGCCACTTGAGGCAGAGTGAAGAAGTGAGTGCCTTTAAATATACTGGTAATTTTGATGATAAAcgattgaagaaaaaaaggaaaggctttaaatttaatttcgaGCATCAATTTAAGGCCACTGAATgtaaggaaaataatttgaatatCCTCATGAAAGATATTTgcgaaaatttttgtgaCCTTTCTGAGAATTATATTGAGAAGGACATCCTGGTTTTGCAGCTTGGGTCGTACTGTGTTTCTGCTGTATACTATTGGCATGTATTTCATCactacaaattttttttcaccaaatttatttacttgcGTCTGCTCGACTTGTACAAGAAGAGCAAGGATTTGTTTCGCGAGCCGTTGCTCCTCGCTTACGTGCTGTCCAAGCGGCTCAACAAGGACCTGTACCGTGACTTTGTGATTCTTATGAACATCGACATTTCGCAGATTCAGCACAAGCTCAACGAGTGCGACTTGTTTGTGCGCTGA
- a CDS encoding dynein light chain (putative) → METGEVKKYSSKFDIKGICMSSENCEKVCRICLKAIRENKLEKDIASQIKNKCENDELLNKESSDDHTNYLRMVDSLKNENIGSWQCIVGKNFAFSINYQFNCMLYFQHKITKLAILVYKSV, encoded by the coding sequence atggaaacgggGGAGGTGAAGAAATACTCTTCCAAGTTCGACATAAAGGGGATTTGCATGAGCAGCGAGAACTGCGAAAAAGTATGCAGGATTTGCTTGAAGGCAATTCGGGAAAACAAGCTGGAGAAGGACATAGCTagccaaataaaaaacaagtGCGAAAATGACGAGttgttaaataaagaaagtTCAGATGACCACACCAATTATCTCCGCATGGTAgacagtttaaaaaatgaaaacattgGATCTTGGCAGTGCATCGTCGGGAAGAACTTTGCCTTTTCCATAAATTACCAGTTTAACTGCATGCTGTACTTCCAGCACAAAATTACCAAGTTGGCCATTTTGGTGTACAAGTCGGTGTGA